In Synechocystis sp. PCC 6714, the following are encoded in one genomic region:
- a CDS encoding photosystem II reaction center protein T, which yields MESVAYILVLTMALAVLFFAIAFREPPRIEK from the coding sequence ATGGAAAGTGTTGCCTACATTCTGGTGCTGACCATGGCCCTGGCGGTTCTCTTCTTTGCGATCGCCTTCCGGGAACCCCCCCGCATTGAGAAATAG
- the nrdR gene encoding transcriptional regulator NrdR — protein MQCPHCQHHNSRVLESRSSEGGQSIRRRRECLECKHRFTTYERLELLPVTVIKQDGERQAFDRSKLLQGMVRACEKTDINFQRLEHIVEEIEANLQQQPKREIHSEAIGQMVLQYLRQESEVAYIRFASVYGRFQGIADFVDTLEQLQREQHSGRQYLTIS, from the coding sequence ATGCAATGTCCTCACTGTCAGCACCACAATAGTCGAGTTCTCGAATCCCGTTCTAGCGAAGGTGGCCAGAGTATCCGCCGGCGGCGGGAATGTTTAGAGTGTAAGCACCGTTTCACCACCTACGAGCGCTTGGAGTTACTGCCCGTCACTGTCATTAAGCAGGATGGAGAACGTCAGGCCTTTGATCGTTCCAAATTGTTGCAGGGAATGGTGCGGGCCTGTGAAAAAACCGATATTAACTTCCAACGCCTGGAACATATTGTCGAAGAGATTGAAGCCAATTTACAACAACAGCCCAAGCGGGAAATTCACAGTGAGGCGATCGGACAGATGGTCTTGCAATACCTGCGCCAAGAAAGTGAAGTGGCATATATCCGCTTTGCCTCTGTGTACGGACGCTTCCAAGGAATTGCTGATTTTGTCGATACCCTGGAGCAACTGCAACGGGAACAACATTCTGGGCGCCAATATCTCACCATATCCTAA
- a CDS encoding L-threonylcarbamoyladenylate synthase, with protein MVTLDKTATKITKLNSQAIPIIQAVLEQDAMVLLGLATTYVLVVNGASPKAVARLRDFKQFDKDQPLGILTRSDRAMDVARISPSAKKLMGLFPLPITLIVEALPHLDRGITQGFRNLFIACPDAFVYDLVGSVPFPLVCATAKVGGEPVTSFAAASHYFEGQVPLIGDGGRCRYARRGTLIDCTLPLPTIMNFGPISFDDLRPLIPEIILPSHLMK; from the coding sequence ATGGTTACACTAGACAAAACTGCGACAAAAATTACCAAATTAAACTCCCAAGCAATTCCTATAATTCAAGCGGTATTAGAACAGGATGCAATGGTGTTGCTAGGATTAGCTACCACCTATGTGTTGGTGGTCAATGGTGCTAGTCCAAAGGCGGTGGCTAGGCTAAGGGATTTCAAACAATTCGACAAAGATCAACCCCTAGGCATTCTCACTAGAAGCGATCGGGCCATGGATGTGGCTAGGATTTCCCCCTCTGCAAAAAAACTGATGGGCCTTTTTCCTTTGCCCATCACCCTAATTGTTGAAGCCCTCCCCCACTTAGACCGGGGCATTACCCAGGGTTTCCGTAATCTTTTTATCGCCTGTCCCGATGCCTTTGTGTACGATTTGGTGGGGAGTGTGCCTTTCCCTTTGGTGTGTGCAACGGCCAAGGTAGGGGGAGAGCCGGTAACTAGCTTTGCAGCAGCTAGCCATTATTTTGAGGGACAAGTGCCTCTGATTGGTGATGGTGGTCGATGCCGTTACGCTCGGCGAGGAACTCTGATCGACTGCACTTTGCCGTTGCCGACCATTATGAACTTTGGCCCCATTTCCTTTGATGATCTACGGCCCCTCATACCAGAAATTATTCTGCCTTCCCATTTAATGAAATAA
- a CDS encoding nucleotidyltransferase family protein yields the protein MVLSPADVTVVILAGGFGTRIKQQLPDLPKPLAPVAGRPFLDWQLRYLQQQGFRRSLVSTGYLAEKIATYAEKAAIPGMAIACVAETVPLGTAGGFLNAVNNDGFDQPTPAWLVLNGDSLIVTDYRVLLAELGDNSVDGVILGVNVPDTSRFGSLKINDRGELEQFAEKQAGAGVINSGVYLLGDRLLAQFPPQRPLSFEYDVFPTLLNQGAKIKVHAVDAPFLDIGTPETLAQGGEFIQSLGKLNRIQDLDK from the coding sequence ATGGTCCTCTCCCCCGCAGACGTTACCGTGGTCATCCTAGCCGGGGGCTTTGGCACCCGCATTAAACAACAGTTACCGGATCTGCCCAAACCCCTAGCTCCGGTGGCGGGTCGACCTTTTTTAGACTGGCAACTACGTTATCTACAACAGCAAGGTTTTCGGCGATCGTTGGTTTCAACGGGTTATTTGGCCGAAAAGATTGCTACCTATGCGGAGAAGGCTGCCATTCCTGGGATGGCGATCGCCTGTGTGGCGGAAACAGTACCGTTGGGAACGGCGGGGGGATTTCTCAATGCGGTTAATAATGATGGTTTTGACCAACCCACTCCGGCTTGGCTAGTGCTTAACGGTGACTCGTTAATTGTGACGGATTATCGAGTCCTACTGGCAGAATTAGGGGATAATAGCGTTGATGGGGTGATTTTAGGCGTTAATGTACCTGATACTTCCCGTTTTGGCTCCCTGAAGATTAATGACCGGGGAGAATTGGAACAGTTTGCCGAAAAACAGGCCGGAGCTGGCGTTATTAATAGTGGGGTTTATCTCCTTGGCGATCGCCTGTTGGCCCAATTTCCCCCCCAACGGCCCTTAAGTTTTGAGTACGACGTGTTTCCCACTTTGTTAAATCAGGGAGCAAAAATTAAAGTCCATGCGGTGGATGCACCATTTTTAGACATTGGCACCCCGGAAACGTTGGCCCAGGGGGGGGAATTTATCCAATCCCTCGGTAAGCTGAACCGAATTCAAGACCTAGACAAATAG
- the ctpA gene encoding carboxyl-terminal processing protease CtpA yields MGKRKRRFWALAFSLLMGIVIYLGNTPSALAFTEEQKLLLQSWRLVNQSYLDETFNDQNWWLLREKYIKRPLRDREETYTAIEEMLATLDEPFTRLLRPEQYGNLRVTTTGELSGVGLQININPETEQLEIMAPLAGSPAEAAGLHPHDQILAIDGVDTQTLSLDEAAARMRGPKDTQVSLEILPVGTETPQQLTLTRQLISLSPVVAQLDNSRPGKSVGYIRLSQFSANAYEEVAHALGQLESQGANGYILDLRNNPGGLLQAGIDIARLWLPESTIVYTVNRQGTQESFSANGEAITDRPLVVLVNQGTASASEILAGALQDNHRATLVGEKTFGKGLIQSLFELSDGAGIAVTVAKYETPEHHDIHKLGIMPDQVVEQPLISFAEITSSADLQYQAALDLLTGGVAIAHKS; encoded by the coding sequence ATGGGTAAAAGGAAACGGCGGTTTTGGGCTTTAGCTTTTTCTTTGCTGATGGGAATTGTGATTTATCTGGGCAATACTCCGTCAGCCCTGGCTTTCACCGAGGAACAAAAGCTACTGTTACAATCCTGGCGTTTGGTCAATCAATCCTATCTAGATGAAACTTTTAACGACCAAAATTGGTGGCTGTTGCGGGAAAAATACATCAAACGTCCTCTGCGGGACCGGGAAGAAACCTACACGGCGATCGAGGAAATGCTCGCCACTTTGGATGAACCCTTTACCCGTTTACTACGGCCAGAACAGTACGGCAATTTGCGGGTAACTACTACGGGGGAATTATCCGGAGTCGGTCTGCAGATTAATATCAACCCAGAAACGGAACAGTTAGAAATTATGGCCCCTTTAGCTGGTTCCCCAGCGGAAGCGGCCGGTCTGCACCCCCATGACCAGATTTTGGCGATCGACGGTGTAGATACCCAAACCCTGAGCTTGGACGAAGCGGCGGCCCGGATGCGGGGCCCTAAAGATACCCAGGTTTCCCTAGAAATTTTGCCTGTGGGCACCGAAACTCCCCAACAATTGACCCTCACTCGCCAGTTAATTTCCCTCAGCCCAGTGGTGGCCCAGTTGGACAATTCCCGTCCTGGTAAATCGGTGGGTTATATCCGCCTGAGTCAATTTAGTGCCAATGCCTACGAAGAGGTGGCCCACGCTTTGGGACAACTAGAAAGCCAGGGGGCCAATGGCTACATTCTAGATTTACGCAATAACCCCGGCGGTTTGCTCCAGGCAGGCATTGACATTGCTCGGCTCTGGTTACCGGAAAGCACCATTGTTTACACCGTTAATCGGCAGGGTACCCAAGAAAGTTTTAGTGCTAATGGAGAGGCCATAACCGATCGCCCGTTGGTGGTGTTGGTGAACCAGGGCACCGCCAGTGCCAGCGAAATCCTGGCCGGAGCTTTGCAGGATAATCACCGGGCTACTTTGGTAGGGGAAAAAACCTTTGGCAAAGGCCTAATTCAATCCCTGTTTGAACTGTCCGATGGGGCCGGCATTGCCGTCACGGTGGCTAAGTATGAAACCCCAGAACACCACGACATCCATAAACTGGGCATTATGCCCGACCAAGTGGTGGAACAACCCCTGATTAGTTTTGCCGAAATTACTTCCAGCGCTGATTTGCAATACCAAGCCGCTCTGGATCTACTCACCGGAGGGGTGGCGATCGCCCATAAATCTTGA
- a CDS encoding form I ribulose bisphosphate carboxylase large subunit produces MVQAKAGFKAGVQDYRLTYYTPDYTPKDTDLLACFRMTPQPGVPAEEAAAAVAAESSTGTWTTVWTDNLTDLDRYKGRCYDLEAVPNEDNQYFAFIAYPLDLFEEGSVTNVLTSLVGNVFGFKALRALRLEDIRFPVALIKTFQGPPHGITVERDKLNKYGRPLLGCTIKPKLGLSAKNYGRAVYECLRGGLDFTKDDENINSQPFMRWRDRFLFVQEAIEKAQAETNEMKGHYLNVTAGTCEEMMKRAEFAKEIGTPIIMHDFFTGGFTANTTLARWCRDNGVLLHIHRAMHAVVDRQKNHGIHFRVLAKCLRLSGGDHLHSGTVVGKLEGERGITMGFVDLMREDYVEEDRSRGIFFTQDYASMPGTMPVASGGIHVWHMPALVEIFGDDSCLQFGGGTLGHPWGNAPGATANRVALEACVQARNEGRNLAREGNDVIREACRWSPELAAACELWKEIKFEFEAMDTL; encoded by the coding sequence ATGGTACAAGCCAAAGCAGGGTTTAAGGCAGGGGTACAAGATTATCGCCTGACCTACTATACCCCCGACTACACCCCCAAAGATACCGACCTGCTCGCCTGCTTCCGCATGACTCCCCAACCGGGTGTTCCTGCGGAAGAAGCCGCCGCTGCGGTGGCCGCTGAGTCTTCCACCGGTACCTGGACCACCGTTTGGACCGACAACCTGACCGATTTGGACCGCTATAAAGGTCGTTGTTATGACCTGGAAGCTGTTCCCAATGAAGATAACCAATATTTTGCTTTTATTGCCTATCCTCTAGATTTATTTGAAGAAGGTTCCGTCACCAACGTTTTAACCTCCTTGGTGGGTAACGTATTTGGCTTTAAAGCTCTGCGGGCTCTCCGTTTAGAAGATATTCGTTTTCCCGTTGCCTTAATTAAAACCTTCCAAGGCCCTCCCCACGGTATTACCGTTGAGCGGGATAAATTAAATAAGTACGGTCGTCCTCTACTAGGTTGTACCATCAAACCCAAACTTGGTCTGTCCGCCAAGAACTATGGTCGCGCTGTTTACGAGTGTCTCCGGGGTGGTTTGGACTTCACCAAAGACGACGAAAACATCAACTCCCAGCCCTTCATGCGTTGGCGCGATCGCTTCCTCTTCGTTCAAGAGGCGATCGAAAAAGCCCAGGCTGAGACCAACGAAATGAAGGGTCACTACCTGAACGTCACCGCTGGCACCTGCGAAGAAATGATGAAACGGGCCGAATTCGCCAAGGAAATTGGCACCCCCATCATCATGCATGACTTCTTCACCGGTGGTTTCACCGCCAACACCACCCTAGCTCGTTGGTGTCGGGACAACGGTGTTCTGCTCCACATTCACCGGGCAATGCACGCCGTAGTCGACCGTCAGAAAAACCACGGGATTCACTTCCGGGTTCTGGCCAAGTGTCTGCGTCTATCCGGTGGCGACCACCTCCACTCCGGTACCGTAGTCGGTAAATTGGAAGGGGAACGGGGCATCACCATGGGCTTCGTTGACCTGATGCGGGAAGACTATGTTGAGGAAGATCGCTCCCGGGGTATTTTCTTCACCCAAGACTATGCCTCCATGCCCGGCACCATGCCCGTAGCCTCCGGTGGTATCCACGTATGGCACATGCCAGCGTTGGTGGAAATTTTCGGTGATGATTCTTGCCTACAGTTTGGTGGTGGTACCCTCGGTCACCCCTGGGGTAATGCCCCCGGCGCAACCGCTAACCGTGTGGCTTTGGAAGCTTGTGTTCAAGCTCGGAACGAAGGTCGTAACCTGGCTCGGGAAGGTAATGACGTTATCCGGGAAGCCTGCCGTTGGTCCCCTGAATTGGCCGCCGCCTGTGAACTCTGGAAAGAAATCAAGTTCGAGTTCGAGGCCATGGATACCCTCTAA
- a CDS encoding chaperonin family protein RbcX has translation MQTKHIAQATVKVLQSYLTYQAVLRIQSELRETNPPQAIWLNQYLASHSIQNGETFLTELLDENKELVLRILAVREDIAESVLDFLPGMTRSSLAESNIAHRRHLLERLTRTVTEVNNCPSETSNGESDSKDSPPS, from the coding sequence ATGCAAACTAAGCACATAGCTCAGGCAACGGTGAAAGTACTGCAAAGTTATCTCACCTACCAAGCCGTTCTCAGGATCCAGAGTGAACTCAGGGAAACCAACCCTCCCCAGGCCATTTGGTTAAACCAATATTTAGCCAGTCACAGTATCCAAAATGGAGAAACGTTTTTGACGGAACTCCTGGATGAAAATAAGGAACTGGTGCTCAGGATCCTAGCGGTTAGGGAAGACATTGCCGAATCGGTGTTAGATTTTTTGCCCGGTATGACCCGGAGTAGTTTAGCGGAATCTAACATTGCCCACCGCCGCCATTTGCTTGAACGCCTGACCCGCACTGTAACCGAAGTCAATAATTGCCCTTCGGAAACCTCCAACGGGGAATCAGACAGTAAAGATTCTCCCCCGTCCTAA
- a CDS encoding ribulose bisphosphate carboxylase small subunit, translated as MKTLPKERRYETLSYLPPLTDQQIAKQVEFLLDQGFIPGVEFEEDPQPETHFWTMWKLPFFGGATANEVLAEVRECRSENPNCYIRVIGFDNIKQCQTVSFIVHKPNQNQGRY; from the coding sequence ATGAAAACTTTACCCAAAGAGCGCCGCTACGAAACCCTTTCTTACCTGCCCCCTTTAACCGATCAACAGATTGCTAAACAAGTTGAGTTTCTTTTAGACCAGGGCTTTATTCCCGGTGTGGAATTTGAAGAAGATCCCCAACCCGAAACCCACTTCTGGACTATGTGGAAACTGCCTTTCTTCGGTGGTGCCACTGCCAATGAAGTTCTAGCCGAAGTACGGGAATGCCGTTCTGAGAACCCCAACTGCTACATTCGGGTAATTGGTTTTGACAATATCAAACAGTGTCAGACTGTAAGCTTCATTGTCCACAAACCCAACCAAAACCAAGGCCGTTACTAA
- a CDS encoding MFS transporter: MSQSLSAEKLHFATKLAYGAGDFGPAITANILVFYLLFFLTDVAGIPAALAGSVLMIGKIFDAINDPIIGLLSDRTRSRWGRRLPWMLGGMIPFALLYAAQWLIPSFSEDRLTNQWGLFIYYVAVAMAFNLCYTTVNLPYTALTPELTQNYNERTRLNSFRFAFSIGGSILSLILYILIAAGLPDRPQQQFGELGVMISVLSISALLWSALRLQEKGKEPILSPSLRRRLAPLLMAAGITLISLAIARSLNLLGGSGFDYISFFLILLGLIWGGFGFTLRDSAVEEHLQKIENSPSPEAAESLPLLKQLKIAFSNRAFLFVIGIYLCSWLAVQLTASILVYFVVSWMGLGEQQSGTIALAVQGTALVMLFVWQALAQFLDKKVIYFLGSMVWMGAEAGLWLVQPGQVALLYTLAIFAGVGVSVAYLIPWSMIPDVVDLDELNTGKRREGVFYAFMVLLQKVGLALGLFLVGITLEASGFIARIPGEPIPVQPDSALWAIRFAVAPLPAFFLLGGLILAIFYPITRAVHTDIRQQLQARQQNNHI, translated from the coding sequence ATGAGCCAATCCCTTTCCGCCGAAAAACTTCACTTTGCCACTAAATTAGCCTACGGAGCGGGGGACTTTGGCCCGGCTATCACTGCTAATATTTTGGTCTTTTACCTGCTGTTTTTCCTCACCGATGTGGCGGGAATACCGGCGGCCCTGGCGGGTAGTGTGTTGATGATTGGCAAAATTTTTGATGCCATTAATGACCCAATCATTGGCTTGTTAAGTGATCGCACCCGCAGTCGGTGGGGCCGTCGTTTGCCTTGGATGTTAGGGGGGATGATCCCCTTCGCCCTTTTGTACGCTGCCCAGTGGTTAATTCCCTCTTTCAGCGAAGATCGTCTGACTAATCAATGGGGATTATTTATTTACTATGTGGCGGTCGCCATGGCATTTAATCTGTGTTACACCACGGTTAATTTGCCCTACACTGCCCTAACGCCGGAGCTGACCCAGAACTACAACGAGCGGACTAGGCTAAATAGTTTTCGTTTCGCCTTTTCCATCGGCGGCAGTATTCTTTCTCTCATTCTCTACATCCTCATCGCCGCTGGTTTGCCCGATCGCCCCCAGCAGCAGTTTGGTGAATTGGGAGTGATGATTTCTGTGCTCTCCATCTCAGCCCTACTTTGGAGTGCGTTGCGGCTGCAAGAAAAGGGTAAAGAGCCAATCCTTTCTCCCAGTCTACGCCGACGTTTAGCTCCTCTGTTAATGGCCGCTGGCATTACCTTAATCTCCTTGGCGATCGCCAGAAGCCTTAACTTGTTGGGGGGTAGCGGTTTTGATTACATCAGCTTTTTCCTCATTTTGCTGGGGTTAATTTGGGGTGGATTTGGTTTTACCCTGCGGGACAGCGCCGTAGAAGAACATCTACAAAAGATTGAAAATTCCCCCAGCCCTGAAGCTGCAGAAAGTTTACCCCTCCTGAAACAACTAAAAATTGCTTTCAGTAACCGGGCTTTTCTATTCGTCATTGGTATTTATCTCTGTTCCTGGTTAGCCGTACAACTCACCGCGTCAATTCTGGTTTATTTTGTCGTTAGTTGGATGGGCTTAGGGGAGCAACAATCCGGCACCATTGCCCTAGCTGTCCAGGGCACTGCCCTAGTGATGCTATTTGTTTGGCAAGCTTTGGCCCAGTTTTTAGATAAAAAAGTTATCTATTTTCTCGGCTCCATGGTGTGGATGGGGGCAGAAGCCGGGCTTTGGTTAGTGCAACCAGGACAAGTCGCTCTACTCTACACCCTAGCTATTTTTGCTGGAGTGGGGGTATCCGTTGCCTATTTGATTCCCTGGTCTATGATTCCCGATGTGGTGGATCTAGACGAATTAAACACCGGCAAACGGAGAGAAGGGGTTTTTTACGCCTTTATGGTGCTACTGCAAAAAGTTGGTCTAGCCCTTGGCTTATTTCTGGTGGGGATAACCCTAGAGGCCTCCGGTTTCATTGCCCGCATTCCTGGAGAACCCATTCCCGTCCAACCCGACAGCGCTCTCTGGGCCATTCGTTTTGCCGTTGCTCCACTGCCAGCTTTCTTTTTACTGGGCGGATTGATACTAGCTATTTTCTACCCCATCACCAGGGCAGTCCATACCGATATTCGTCAACAATTACAAGCTCGCCAGCAAAATAACCATATTTGA
- a CDS encoding DUF2232 domain-containing protein: MAFPADRSPNTEIKTEITSPVNDPGETAADIVDDDNWVDGGDGETEESNALQELPLSRQQPVLKSPETLAMVESAFLASMVSIIWLINYYFPIGPLLRILFPIPLALVYLRWRSPAAIKGMIAAGLLLSVLMGPTRSVVFVIPYGLMSLQLGFCWVRNASWGFSIFTGALIGSFGFFFRFWLFSFLLGENLWQYVMGQITNLVDWLFLQFNILAQPDVFLVQLLAVAMIFLNSLIYMVAVHLTALLILDRLGNPIPRPPQWLKVILDYDY, translated from the coding sequence ATGGCCTTTCCCGCTGACCGATCGCCAAATACTGAAATAAAAACTGAGATTACAAGTCCTGTTAATGACCCCGGGGAAACTGCGGCGGATATTGTGGATGATGACAATTGGGTAGATGGGGGGGACGGAGAAACAGAGGAAAGCAATGCGCTACAGGAATTACCCTTGAGCCGCCAACAGCCTGTGTTGAAATCTCCCGAAACCCTGGCCATGGTGGAAAGTGCTTTTTTGGCCAGCATGGTCAGCATTATCTGGCTGATTAATTACTATTTCCCCATTGGCCCCCTATTACGAATTCTTTTTCCCATCCCCCTGGCTTTGGTTTATCTCCGTTGGCGATCGCCGGCCGCCATTAAGGGCATGATTGCCGCAGGCCTGCTACTTTCTGTGTTGATGGGTCCCACCCGGAGTGTGGTATTTGTCATTCCCTATGGGCTAATGAGTTTGCAATTGGGATTTTGTTGGGTGAGAAACGCATCCTGGGGATTTTCTATTTTTACTGGGGCTTTGATTGGCAGTTTCGGCTTTTTCTTCCGCTTTTGGCTCTTCTCCTTCCTACTGGGGGAAAATCTTTGGCAATATGTCATGGGACAAATCACCAATTTGGTCGATTGGCTATTTTTGCAGTTCAATATTTTGGCCCAACCAGATGTGTTTTTGGTGCAACTGCTGGCGGTGGCGATGATTTTTCTCAACAGTCTGATCTATATGGTGGCAGTGCATTTAACCGCCCTTTTAATTTTGGATCGTCTAGGTAATCCTATTCCCCGGCCCCCCCAATGGCTAAAAGTGATTTTGGATTACGATTATTAG
- a CDS encoding Crp/Fnr family transcriptional regulator, producing the protein MGNSSQNLEFSERLSREIPFFEGFEIDALQIAIPHISIRSHPANQVILLEHDWGGSVYFIMDGWVKIRTHNVDGREVTLNIVGRGEVVGEMAAIEEAPRSTDVITLTSAEVCSIPATEFYNFLKTEPMAGIRLAQIIARRLRQLNRRLRLREAESLTRVVDTLLFLAEGRGRDTDEGVIIPNLPHRELSSISGLARETVTRCLTKLEKRGLIHRDLDFISVANLKDLEDLIS; encoded by the coding sequence ATGGGCAATAGTTCCCAAAATTTGGAATTTAGTGAGCGACTAAGCCGAGAAATCCCTTTTTTTGAAGGATTTGAAATAGATGCGTTGCAAATTGCCATTCCCCATATCTCCATTCGCAGCCATCCTGCCAACCAAGTTATTTTACTAGAGCATGATTGGGGTGGCTCCGTCTATTTCATCATGGATGGATGGGTCAAAATTCGTACCCACAACGTGGATGGTCGGGAGGTGACCCTCAACATCGTCGGTAGGGGGGAAGTGGTGGGAGAAATGGCGGCGATCGAAGAAGCCCCTCGTTCCACCGATGTCATTACCCTAACCTCGGCGGAGGTCTGTAGTATTCCGGCAACGGAGTTTTACAATTTCCTCAAAACAGAGCCAATGGCCGGCATCCGCTTAGCCCAGATTATTGCCCGTCGTTTGAGGCAACTTAACCGTCGTTTGCGCCTTAGGGAGGCGGAAAGTTTGACTAGGGTGGTGGATACCCTATTATTTTTGGCAGAAGGTCGGGGCCGGGACACCGATGAGGGGGTAATTATCCCCAACTTGCCCCATCGAGAACTGAGTAGTATCAGCGGTCTGGCGAGGGAAACCGTCACCCGTTGCCTGACTAAACTAGAAAAACGGGGCTTAATTCACCGGGACCTGGATTTTATCAGTGTCGCTAATCTCAAGGATTTAGAGGACCTAATTTCCTGA
- a CDS encoding YqhA family protein, with translation MNLVKGIILLHRYLILLSVFFILITALLAFIYASLETTQLWWTLLRNHWHINKVDFHFIEIIERFLTVIALLILGIGLYELFIEPMSLPEPLKVNNFHDLKSSLGNIILLNMVVIFFGDLAEGKDSQDLVFQALATSIICAILIWFSHAGHGSKELSTSNTSLER, from the coding sequence ATGAACTTAGTCAAGGGCATTATTCTTTTGCATCGATACTTAATTTTATTATCAGTATTTTTCATACTAATTACAGCCCTACTAGCTTTCATTTATGCTTCCCTTGAAACGACCCAACTCTGGTGGACTTTGCTTCGGAACCATTGGCATATTAATAAAGTTGATTTTCATTTCATTGAAATAATTGAACGCTTTTTGACGGTGATCGCCCTTTTAATTCTCGGCATTGGACTGTATGAGTTGTTTATTGAGCCGATGAGCTTGCCAGAGCCTTTAAAAGTTAATAATTTCCACGATTTAAAATCTAGCTTGGGCAACATAATTTTGCTCAATATGGTGGTGATATTCTTTGGTGATTTAGCAGAGGGGAAAGATTCCCAAGACTTAGTTTTCCAAGCCTTAGCCACTAGTATTATTTGTGCTATTTTAATTTGGTTTTCCCATGCTGGCCATGGTTCCAAGGAATTGAGCACCTCCAATACTTCCCTGGAACGCTAA
- a CDS encoding NAD(P)H-quinone oxidoreductase subunit J, whose protein sequence is MAEEVNPPNEAVNPQEETAITPVGPVSTWLTTNGFEHQSLTADHLGVEMVQVEADLLLPLCTALYAYGFNYLQCQGAYDEGPGKSLVSFYHLVRLADDTRNPEEVRLKVFLPRENPVVPSVYWIWKAADWQERECYDMFGIVYEGHPNLKRILMPEDWIGWPLRKDYISPDFYELQDAY, encoded by the coding sequence GTGGCTGAAGAAGTAAATCCCCCCAATGAAGCTGTTAATCCCCAAGAGGAGACGGCAATTACCCCTGTGGGCCCTGTGTCCACTTGGTTGACCACCAATGGTTTTGAACATCAAAGCTTGACGGCGGATCATCTGGGGGTGGAAATGGTGCAGGTGGAGGCGGATTTACTCTTACCCCTCTGTACGGCTTTATATGCCTATGGCTTCAACTATTTACAGTGCCAGGGAGCCTACGATGAAGGGCCAGGCAAATCATTGGTGAGTTTCTACCATCTAGTCCGGTTGGCCGATGATACCCGTAACCCAGAAGAAGTACGGTTAAAGGTATTTTTACCGAGGGAAAATCCGGTGGTACCCTCCGTTTACTGGATTTGGAAAGCGGCGGATTGGCAGGAGCGAGAATGCTATGATATGTTCGGTATCGTTTACGAAGGTCATCCCAATTTAAAGCGCATTTTAATGCCCGAAGATTGGATCGGTTGGCCTCTACGCAAGGACTATATTTCTCCCGATTTTTACGAACTCCAGGATGCCTATTAG
- the ndhK gene encoding photosynthetic/respiratory NAD(P)H-quinone oxidoreductase subunit K, with product MSPNPANPIDLERAATAKILNPASRSQVTQDLSENVILTTVDDLYNWAKLSSLWPLLYGTACCFIEFAALIGSRFDFDRFGLVPRSSPRQADLIITAGTITMKMAPALVRLYEEMPEPKYVIAMGACTITGGMFSSDSTTAVRGVDKLIPVDVYIPGCPPRPEAIFDAIIKLRKKVANESIQERAITQQTHRYYSTSHQMKVVAPILDGKYLQQGTRSAPPRELQEAMGMPMPPALSTSQQKEQLNRG from the coding sequence ATGAGTCCCAACCCTGCTAATCCCATTGATCTGGAACGGGCCGCCACGGCGAAAATTCTCAACCCGGCCAGCCGTAGCCAAGTTACCCAAGACCTTTCCGAGAACGTCATCCTAACTACGGTGGATGACCTCTACAACTGGGCCAAACTTTCCAGCCTGTGGCCCCTGCTCTATGGCACCGCCTGTTGCTTCATTGAGTTTGCGGCTTTAATCGGTTCTCGCTTTGATTTTGACCGGTTTGGTTTGGTGCCCCGTTCTAGCCCCCGGCAGGCGGACTTGATTATCACCGCCGGAACCATCACCATGAAAATGGCCCCCGCCCTGGTGCGTCTTTATGAAGAAATGCCAGAACCAAAATATGTCATTGCCATGGGAGCTTGCACAATTACCGGTGGCATGTTTAGCAGTGATTCCACCACAGCGGTGCGGGGGGTAGATAAGCTAATTCCCGTAGATGTATATATTCCCGGCTGCCCTCCCCGCCCAGAGGCCATTTTTGATGCGATTATTAAACTGCGTAAAAAGGTAGCCAATGAATCTATCCAAGAACGGGCCATCACCCAGCAAACCCATCGTTACTACAGCACTTCCCACCAAATGAAAGTGGTGGCACCGATTTTAGACGGCAAGTATTTACAACAGGGTACCCGTTCCGCTCCCCCCCGGGAGTTGCAAGAGGCCATGGGAATGCCTATGCCCCCTGCTTTGTCCACTTCTCAACAAAAGGAGCAATTAAACCGTGGCTGA